A genomic stretch from Bradyrhizobium quebecense includes:
- a CDS encoding cupin domain-containing protein — MNQHAIVSKFSHVKPGDTEFKGGGLRDFFLYRDLGIADATGGQVICHLVKANPELPPEEGTGWHKHLCDFQIVIMTKGWARFMYEDKETLVEAGDVIHQRPGITHYLFDYSKDMEYLEIVSPADFKTVDVPPATETVPPVTPWK, encoded by the coding sequence ATGAACCAGCACGCCATCGTCAGCAAATTCTCCCACGTCAAACCCGGTGACACCGAGTTCAAGGGCGGAGGTCTGCGCGACTTCTTCCTGTATCGGGATCTCGGCATCGCCGATGCCACCGGCGGGCAGGTGATCTGCCATCTGGTCAAGGCCAATCCCGAGCTGCCGCCGGAAGAGGGCACCGGCTGGCACAAGCATCTGTGCGATTTTCAGATCGTCATCATGACCAAGGGCTGGGCGCGCTTCATGTATGAAGACAAGGAGACGCTGGTCGAGGCCGGCGACGTGATCCATCAGCGGCCCGGCATCACCCACTATCTGTTCGACTACTCGAAGGACATGGAATACCTCGAGATCGTCAGCCCCGCCGATTTCAAGACCGTGGATGTGCCGCCTGCGACCGAGACCGTGCCGCCGGTGACGCCGTGGAAATGA
- a CDS encoding glutathione S-transferase yields the protein MAKATLTISSKNYSSWSLRGWLLVKFAGLEFEEVVTAPDDASARAELLLLSSSILVPCLRHEGATVWDTLAIGEYLNEVMPHAGLLPGDRIQRAHCRSISGEIHSGFTTLRSSLPVNLKGHFPGFKIWSRAQADIDRVCTIWRDCLGKSGGPFLFGERRTMADAMYAPVVTRFMTYDVKLEPALAVYASTIMTMPEMQEWIEAAKAEPADVEELEVEY from the coding sequence ATGGCGAAAGCGACACTCACCATCAGCAGCAAGAATTATTCGTCCTGGTCGCTGCGCGGCTGGCTGCTGGTGAAATTCGCCGGGCTGGAATTCGAGGAGGTGGTCACCGCGCCCGATGACGCCTCGGCGCGGGCCGAACTGCTGCTGCTGTCGTCGTCGATCCTGGTGCCCTGCCTGCGCCACGAGGGCGCGACCGTCTGGGATACGCTGGCGATCGGCGAGTATCTTAACGAGGTCATGCCGCACGCCGGGCTGCTGCCGGGCGACCGGATCCAGCGCGCGCATTGCCGCTCGATCTCGGGCGAAATCCATTCCGGCTTCACCACGCTGCGGTCGTCGCTGCCGGTCAACCTCAAGGGGCATTTTCCCGGCTTCAAGATCTGGTCGCGGGCGCAGGCCGATATCGACCGCGTCTGCACCATCTGGCGCGACTGTCTCGGCAAGTCCGGCGGACCGTTCCTGTTCGGCGAACGCCGCACCATGGCGGACGCGATGTATGCGCCGGTCGTGACCCGCTTCATGACCTATGACGTCAAGCTCGAACCGGCCCTTGCGGTGTATGCCAGCACCATCATGACGATGCCCGAGATGCAGGAATGGATCGAGGCCGCGAAGGCGGAGCCGGCCGATGTCGAGGAGCTTGAGGTCGAATATTAG
- a CDS encoding polyhydroxyalkanoate depolymerase has product MMSMMYQAYQNHMDLTAPWRTGAAAALKYLNLVPQGAADRVYGRLAAALELISRSTLTYARPDYAIGSVSAGNREYQVTEEVAYATPFGSLLHFRKVDGPEQPRLLLVAPMSGHFATLLRGTVKTLLQDHDVYITDWHNPRDIPRKEGRFGLEDYTDHLIDFLGQLGPRAHMVAICQPSVSALAAAAVMSEDNHPARPASLTLMAGPIDTRILPTKVNEFAKSKPIKWFEDNLINYVPMQCKGALRQVYPGFVQLTAFVSMNLERHIKQHIDLADHLAKGETAKAEVIKTFYDEYFAVMDLPAEFYIETVRDVFQEHLLPQGMLMHRGRPVNPAAIRRMGLMTVEGEKDDICSIGQTLAAQDLCTGVRTYRKVHHMQAGVGHYGVFSGKRWNNEIYPLLRDFVHVNS; this is encoded by the coding sequence ATGATGTCAATGATGTACCAAGCCTATCAGAACCACATGGACCTCACGGCGCCATGGCGGACCGGGGCTGCAGCGGCGCTGAAATACCTCAATCTGGTGCCGCAGGGCGCCGCCGACCGGGTGTACGGCCGGCTCGCGGCGGCGCTTGAGCTGATTTCGCGCTCCACCCTGACCTACGCCCGTCCCGACTACGCCATCGGCAGCGTGTCCGCCGGCAACCGGGAATACCAAGTGACTGAGGAGGTCGCCTACGCAACGCCGTTCGGCTCGCTGCTGCATTTCAGGAAGGTGGACGGCCCGGAGCAGCCGCGGCTCTTGCTGGTGGCGCCGATGTCCGGCCATTTTGCCACGCTGCTGCGCGGCACCGTGAAGACGCTGCTGCAGGACCACGACGTCTACATCACCGATTGGCACAATCCGCGCGACATCCCGCGCAAGGAAGGCCGCTTCGGGCTCGAGGACTACACCGATCATCTGATCGACTTCCTCGGCCAGCTCGGGCCGCGCGCGCATATGGTGGCGATCTGCCAGCCCTCGGTGTCGGCGCTGGCGGCTGCCGCGGTCATGTCCGAAGACAATCATCCGGCGCGGCCGGCATCGCTGACCCTGATGGCCGGACCGATCGACACAAGGATCCTGCCGACCAAGGTGAACGAATTCGCCAAGAGCAAGCCGATCAAATGGTTCGAGGACAATCTGATCAACTACGTGCCGATGCAGTGCAAGGGCGCGCTGCGTCAAGTCTATCCCGGCTTCGTGCAGCTGACGGCGTTCGTCTCGATGAACCTGGAACGTCACATCAAGCAGCACATCGACCTCGCCGACCATCTCGCCAAAGGCGAGACCGCCAAGGCCGAAGTGATCAAGACCTTCTACGACGAGTACTTCGCCGTGATGGATCTGCCGGCGGAATTCTATATCGAGACGGTGCGCGACGTGTTTCAGGAGCATCTGCTGCCGCAAGGCATGCTGATGCATCGCGGCCGCCCGGTGAACCCGGCAGCGATCCGGCGCATGGGCCTGATGACGGTGGAAGGCGAGAAGGACGACATCTGCTCGATCGGGCAGACGCTCGCCGCCCAGGACCTCTGCACCGGCGTCCGCACCTATCGCAAGGTGCACCACATGCAGGCCGGCGTTGGCCACTACGGCGTGTTCTCCGGCAAGCGCTGGAACAACGAGATCTACCCGCTGCTGCGCGATTTCGTGCATGTGAATTCGTGA
- a CDS encoding extracellular solute-binding protein: protein MRAAFRALTLAVIGALALTSAASAAEVHVMISGGLTAAYKALVPEFERKTGHKVVTAFGPSMGTTTNAIPVRLERGEPADVLIMVGYALGDLIKQGKVVADSRVDLVKSPIGIAVKSGAPQPDISSAESVRQALLAAKSVAYSDSASGVYVSTEMFGKLGIADQMKDKARMIPATPVGEIVARGEAEIGLQQISELKPVAGIDIVGPLPEPLQKITVFSAGIATVSKEPEAGKALIGFLASSDARDALVKSGLDPIAAGATH from the coding sequence ATGCGCGCCGCCTTCCGTGCCCTCACGCTCGCCGTCATCGGCGCCCTCGCCCTCACGTCGGCCGCATCCGCCGCCGAAGTCCATGTCATGATCTCGGGCGGGCTGACCGCGGCCTACAAGGCGCTGGTGCCGGAGTTCGAGCGCAAGACCGGGCACAAGGTGGTGACCGCCTTCGGGCCGTCGATGGGCACCACGACCAACGCCATTCCGGTGCGGCTGGAGCGCGGCGAGCCGGCCGACGTGCTGATCATGGTCGGCTATGCGCTGGGTGACCTCATCAAGCAGGGCAAGGTAGTGGCCGACAGCCGCGTCGACCTCGTGAAGTCGCCGATCGGCATCGCGGTGAAATCAGGCGCGCCACAGCCGGACATCAGCTCGGCCGAAAGCGTCAGGCAGGCGCTGCTGGCCGCAAAATCGGTCGCCTATTCCGACAGCGCCAGCGGCGTCTATGTCTCGACCGAAATGTTCGGCAAACTCGGCATCGCCGATCAGATGAAGGACAAGGCGCGGATGATCCCGGCAACCCCGGTCGGCGAGATCGTGGCCAGGGGCGAGGCCGAGATCGGCTTGCAGCAGATCTCGGAGCTGAAGCCTGTTGCCGGCATCGACATCGTCGGTCCCCTGCCAGAGCCGTTGCAGAAGATCACGGTGTTCTCCGCCGGCATCGCGACCGTCTCGAAGGAGCCCGAGGCCGGCAAGGCGCTGATCGGCTTCCTCGCCTCGTCGGATGCGCGCGACGCGCTGGTCAAGAGCGGGCTCGATCCGATTGCCGCCGGCGCGACGCATTAG
- a CDS encoding IS91 family transposase, whose product MTRSDIRSNRPAIEIADILCRHGDAYRRVHAGHLGRVERRVMSAIVACRTEALGGHMQACDDCGTTRVAYNSCRNRHCPKCQGRARAAWLAARQADLLPVPYFHVVFTLPAPIAAIAFQNKAVVYAILFKAAAEAMTTLAANPRRLGGAIGGVAVLHTWGQTLMHHPHVHCVVPGGGLSPDGARWTACRPNFFLAVKPLSRLFRTLFLKRLSAAFNSGAFRFFGDLGALAEPAAFAAHLDAMRRINWVVYAKRPFGGPAQVLAYLGRYTHRVAIANSRLVALDDDHVAFSWKDYRQNSATKIMNLKPDEFIRRFLLHTLPDGFHRIRHFGFMANRHRAAKLALCRELLDHERTAPNDGQPSPVDSEAQTRAEVPACPDCGGVMRIIERFRHSFRRPSPRTSPFRCDTS is encoded by the coding sequence ATGACCCGCTCCGACATCCGCTCCAACAGGCCCGCCATCGAGATTGCCGATATTCTGTGCCGGCATGGCGACGCCTATCGCCGTGTACATGCCGGTCATCTGGGGCGGGTCGAGCGGCGCGTGATGAGCGCGATCGTTGCGTGCCGGACCGAGGCGCTCGGCGGCCACATGCAGGCTTGCGACGACTGCGGCACGACACGCGTTGCCTATAATTCCTGCCGCAATCGGCACTGTCCGAAGTGTCAGGGGAGAGCCCGAGCCGCGTGGCTCGCCGCGCGTCAAGCCGACCTGCTTCCGGTTCCCTATTTCCACGTCGTCTTTACACTTCCCGCACCGATCGCCGCGATCGCTTTCCAGAACAAGGCCGTCGTCTATGCCATCCTGTTCAAGGCTGCCGCCGAGGCGATGACGACGCTCGCCGCCAATCCACGCCGGCTCGGCGGTGCGATCGGCGGCGTCGCCGTCCTCCACACCTGGGGACAGACGCTGATGCATCATCCCCACGTCCATTGCGTCGTTCCGGGTGGCGGCCTCTCGCCCGATGGCGCGCGCTGGACCGCTTGCCGACCGAACTTCTTCCTGGCCGTCAAACCGTTGTCCAGACTATTTCGCACACTTTTTCTCAAACGTCTGTCGGCAGCCTTCAACTCCGGTGCCTTCCGTTTCTTCGGCGATCTCGGAGCTCTGGCCGAGCCGGCTGCCTTTGCGGCCCACCTCGACGCCATGCGACGCATCAACTGGGTTGTTTACGCCAAGCGGCCCTTCGGCGGACCCGCACAGGTCCTGGCCTATCTCGGCCGCTACACCCATCGCGTCGCGATCGCCAACAGCCGGCTCGTCGCACTCGACGACGATCATGTCGCCTTCTCATGGAAGGACTATCGCCAAAACAGCGCGACAAAGATCATGAATCTCAAGCCCGATGAGTTCATTCGCCGTTTCCTGCTTCATACGCTGCCTGACGGCTTCCACCGCATCCGCCACTTCGGCTTCATGGCCAACCGCCATCGCGCTGCCAAGCTCGCCCTTTGCCGCGAACTTCTCGATCATGAGCGAACAGCCCCAAACGATGGCCAGCCGTCGCCTGTGGATTCGGAGGCTCAAACCCGGGCCGAGGTTCCTGCCTGTCCCGATTGTGGTGGCGTCATGCGCATCATTGAGCGCTTTCGACATAGCTTCAGACGCCCCAGCCCTCGAACATCACCGTTCCGATGCGACACATCGTGA
- a CDS encoding IS630 family transposase (programmed frameshift), translating into MAKPLSPDLRLRIIRAVEEEGMSCRGAAGRFGVAPSTAIELVNEWRSTGACEAGAQGGDRRSARIEGHAAEILSLVKATPDMTLAEIADHLLKVHGERFVPSVVWRFFDRRNITRSKKTSHASEQDRPDVAAERAAWKASQPEIGIHRLVFIDETGASTKMARRYGRSPYGQRCVAALPHGHWKTTTFVGALRATGMTAPMVLDGPMDGLAFEAYVTQVLVPTLRPGDIVVMDNLAAHKRAEVGIAIDAVGAQLLYLPPYSPDLNPIEMAFAKLKAALRKAAARSIEALDNAIATALTAFTAQKCLNFFAAAGYDRV; encoded by the exons ATGGCTAAGCCGCTCTCGCCGGACCTTCGCCTTCGCATTATTCGGGCTGTGGAAGAGGAAGGCATGAGCTGTCGGGGCGCCGCCGGCCGGTTCGGCGTAGCGCCATCGACAGCGATCGAACTGGTCAACGAATGGCGCAGCACCGGCGCTTGTGAGGCGGGAGCGCAGGGCGGAGACAGACGTTCAGCTCGGATCGAGGGTCATGCTGCGGAGATCCTCTCCCTGGTCAAGGCTACGCCTGACATGACGCTGGCCGAGATCGCTGACCATCTCCTCAAAGTCCACGGCGAGCGTTTCGTGCCGAGCGTGGTCTGGCGATTCTTCGATCGCCGCAACATCAC ACGTTCAAAAAAAACATCGCACGCCAGCGAGCAGGATCGGCCGGACGTGGCCGCTGAACGCGCGGCGTGGAAGGCATCTCAGCCTGAGATCGGCATCCATCGGTTGGTGTTTATCGACGAGACGGGAGCCTCGACCAAGATGGCGCGGCGCTATGGCCGCTCGCCGTACGGCCAGCGCTGTGTCGCAGCGCTCCCGCATGGTCATTGGAAGACGACGACCTTCGTCGGCGCGCTCAGAGCGACCGGCATGACTGCGCCGATGGTCCTTGACGGTCCCATGGATGGTCTGGCGTTCGAGGCTTACGTGACGCAAGTCCTCGTGCCGACACTCAGGCCCGGCGACATCGTGGTGATGGACAATCTCGCAGCACACAAGCGCGCCGAGGTCGGCATCGCAATCGATGCCGTGGGCGCCCAGCTCCTCTATTTGCCGCCTTATTCGCCCGACCTCAATCCGATCGAAATGGCCTTCGCCAAGCTCAAAGCCGCACTTCGAAAGGCCGCCGCCAGATCAATCGAGGCTTTGGACAACGCTATTGCCACCGCCCTGACCGCCTTCACCGCCCAAAAGTGCCTGAACTTCTTCGCCGCAGCCGGTTATGACCGTGTCTGA
- a CDS encoding bifunctional protein-serine/threonine kinase/phosphatase produces MPRALTISVGQFSDQGRKDTNQDFHGVLIPDEPLLGLKGIAVVLADGISSSSVSRIAAESAVKSFLTDYYCTSESWSVKTSAQRVLEATNSWLHAQTRRSQNPYDKDKGYVCTLSALVIRSTTAHLFHVGDSRIYRVAGNSLEQLTNDHRVVLSSQQSYLGRALGVNPQLEIDYQNLRLERGDTFLLVTDGIYEHVPARQLARMILDGAADLDAAAKSIVELAYENGSPDNLTAQVIRIDELPDGDAGEVFGQSTELPLPPLLDARMLFDGYRIVRELHASHRSHIYLAVDEESGTTVTIKIPSIDLRDDGAYLRRFMMEEWVARRIDSPHVLKPFLPQRKRNFLYVAMEYIDGQTLTQWMIDNPAPALETVRDITEQIAKGLRAFHRKEMLHQDVRPDNIMIDRTGTVKIIDFGSTRISGVAEAASAGVEDILGTQQYTAPEYFLGEGGTARSDLFSLGVVTYQMLTGRLPYGAQIARARTRSDFNRLVYRPAAHGGRDIPAWVDGALERAVHANPLKRYDTFSEFLFDLRNPNARYLTTSSTPLIERNPVLFWKSTTLVLALVVVVLLAYGAHHWR; encoded by the coding sequence ATGCCGCGCGCGCTGACAATATCGGTCGGGCAATTCTCTGATCAGGGCCGCAAGGACACCAATCAGGATTTCCACGGCGTGCTGATCCCCGACGAGCCGCTGCTCGGCCTGAAGGGCATCGCCGTGGTGCTTGCCGACGGTATCTCCTCGAGCAGCGTCAGCCGCATCGCCGCCGAGTCGGCGGTCAAAAGCTTCCTGACCGATTACTACTGCACCTCGGAATCCTGGTCGGTGAAGACCTCGGCGCAGCGCGTGCTGGAGGCCACCAATTCCTGGCTGCATGCGCAGACCAGGCGCAGCCAGAACCCCTACGACAAGGACAAGGGTTACGTCTGCACGCTGAGCGCGCTGGTCATCCGCTCGACCACGGCGCATCTGTTCCATGTCGGCGACAGCCGGATCTACCGCGTCGCGGGCAACAGCCTCGAGCAATTGACCAACGACCACCGCGTCGTGCTGTCGTCGCAGCAGAGCTATCTCGGCCGCGCGCTCGGCGTGAACCCGCAGCTCGAGATCGACTACCAGAATCTCCGGCTGGAGCGGGGCGACACCTTCCTGCTGGTGACCGACGGAATCTACGAGCACGTTCCCGCGCGGCAGCTGGCGCGGATGATCCTCGACGGCGCTGCCGATCTCGATGCCGCCGCGAAATCGATCGTCGAGCTGGCCTATGAGAACGGCAGCCCGGACAATCTCACCGCGCAGGTCATCCGGATCGACGAATTGCCCGACGGCGACGCCGGCGAGGTGTTCGGCCAGTCCACCGAGCTGCCGCTGCCCCCGCTGCTCGATGCAAGGATGCTGTTCGACGGCTACCGCATCGTCCGCGAGCTGCATGCATCGCACCGCAGCCACATCTATCTCGCGGTCGACGAGGAGAGCGGCACCACGGTCACGATCAAGATCCCCTCGATCGATCTGCGCGACGATGGCGCCTATCTGAGACGCTTCATGATGGAGGAATGGGTCGCCCGGCGGATCGACAGCCCGCATGTGCTGAAGCCGTTTCTGCCGCAGCGCAAGCGCAACTTCCTCTATGTCGCGATGGAGTACATCGACGGCCAGACCCTGACGCAGTGGATGATCGACAATCCTGCTCCCGCGCTGGAAACAGTGCGCGACATCACCGAGCAGATTGCAAAAGGGCTGCGCGCGTTCCACCGCAAGGAGATGCTGCACCAGGACGTCAGGCCCGACAACATCATGATCGACAGGACCGGAACGGTGAAGATCATCGATTTCGGTTCGACGCGGATCTCGGGCGTCGCCGAGGCGGCGTCGGCGGGCGTCGAGGACATTCTGGGCACCCAGCAATACACCGCGCCGGAGTATTTCCTGGGCGAGGGCGGCACCGCGCGCTCCGACCTGTTCTCGCTCGGCGTCGTGACCTATCAGATGCTGACGGGCCGCTTGCCCTACGGCGCGCAGATCGCGCGCGCCCGCACCCGATCCGACTTCAACCGGCTGGTCTACCGTCCGGCTGCGCATGGCGGCCGCGACATCCCGGCCTGGGTCGACGGCGCGCTGGAGCGCGCGGTGCACGCCAATCCGCTGAAACGCTACGACACCTTCTCGGAGTTCCTGTTCGACCTGCGCAATCCCAACGCAAGATATCTGACGACGTCATCGACCCCGCTGATCGAGCGCAACCCGGTGCTGTTCTGGAAGTCGACCACGCTGGTGCTGGCGCTCGTCGTGGTCGTGCTGCTCGCCTACGGCGCGCATCATTGGCGGTAG
- a CDS encoding formate/nitrite transporter family protein — translation MAYLAPSEFVAKMVDAGESKIFMSTRDTVIRAYMAGAILALAAWFAVTINVNTGQPLVGALLFPVGFVMLYLLGFDLLTGVFVLSPLALLDKRPGVTLGGVLRNWGLVFVGNFAGALTVAFMMAFVTTFGFTQEPDKVGMTIGNVGEARTLGYAAHGAAGMATLFIRGMLCNWMVSTGVVGAMISTTVPGKVIAMWMPILVFFYMVFEHSVVNMFLFPSGLMLHAKFSIMDYLIWNEIPTVLGNLAGGLAFTGLTLYTTHVKTAPKRQRLAA, via the coding sequence ATGGCCTATCTCGCACCGTCCGAATTCGTCGCCAAGATGGTGGACGCCGGCGAATCCAAGATCTTCATGTCGACGCGCGACACCGTGATCCGCGCCTACATGGCCGGTGCGATCCTCGCGCTGGCGGCCTGGTTTGCCGTGACGATCAACGTCAACACGGGCCAGCCGCTCGTCGGCGCATTGCTGTTTCCGGTCGGCTTCGTGATGCTATATCTGCTGGGCTTCGACCTGCTGACGGGCGTGTTCGTCCTGTCACCGCTGGCGCTGCTCGACAAGCGCCCCGGCGTCACGCTCGGCGGCGTGCTGCGCAACTGGGGACTCGTCTTCGTCGGCAATTTTGCCGGCGCGCTCACGGTCGCGTTCATGATGGCGTTCGTGACCACGTTCGGCTTCACGCAGGAGCCCGACAAGGTCGGCATGACCATCGGAAACGTCGGCGAGGCGCGAACGCTGGGCTACGCGGCGCATGGCGCGGCGGGCATGGCCACGCTGTTCATCCGCGGCATGCTCTGCAACTGGATGGTCTCGACCGGCGTCGTCGGCGCCATGATCTCGACGACGGTGCCCGGCAAGGTGATCGCGATGTGGATGCCGATCCTGGTGTTCTTTTACATGGTGTTCGAGCATTCGGTCGTGAACATGTTCCTGTTCCCGTCGGGACTGATGCTCCATGCAAAGTTCTCGATCATGGACTACCTGATCTGGAACGAAATCCCGACCGTGCTGGGCAATCTCGCCGGCGGTCTCGCCTTCACCGGGCTCACGCTCTACACGACGCATGTGAAGACGGCGCCGAAGCGCCAGCGCCTCGCGGCTTGA
- a CDS encoding transporter substrate-binding domain-containing protein, producing the protein MAISANADALKDQIAPTGKLRIAIAISPAGGAFWSTRTENGYAGVPVDLGREMAAQLGVPVDYVVHQNSGQITDAASSNSWDITFLPKDPERETKMTFGPIYEVADATYIVKPGSAIANFAALDQDGVKVAAVNATTTMRGAIAHLKHAKVTGYQTYDEIFNLLKSGEIDAFALSRDQLNAMAKKIPGSRVLDETFKQTVTAVAVPLNHPLAAAFATRFMTDAIANGTLRKAYDNNGLKGTPVRTGVK; encoded by the coding sequence ATGGCCATATCCGCCAATGCCGACGCCTTGAAGGATCAGATCGCGCCGACCGGAAAGCTCCGGATCGCGATCGCGATCAGTCCGGCGGGCGGTGCGTTCTGGTCGACCCGGACCGAGAACGGCTATGCCGGCGTTCCCGTCGATCTCGGCAGGGAGATGGCGGCGCAGCTCGGTGTTCCCGTCGACTATGTCGTGCACCAGAATTCCGGCCAGATCACCGACGCGGCGTCGAGCAACAGCTGGGATATCACCTTCCTGCCCAAGGATCCCGAGCGCGAGACCAAGATGACGTTCGGGCCGATCTACGAAGTTGCCGACGCCACCTACATCGTCAAGCCGGGCTCCGCGATCGCGAATTTCGCCGCGCTCGACCAGGACGGCGTCAAGGTCGCTGCCGTCAACGCCACCACCACGATGCGCGGCGCGATCGCACACCTCAAGCACGCCAAGGTCACGGGCTATCAGACCTATGACGAGATCTTCAATCTGCTGAAGAGCGGCGAGATCGACGCATTCGCGTTGTCGCGCGATCAGCTCAATGCGATGGCCAAAAAGATTCCGGGTAGCCGCGTGCTGGACGAGACCTTCAAGCAGACCGTCACTGCGGTTGCGGTGCCGCTCAACCATCCGCTGGCCGCGGCGTTCGCCACCAGGTTCATGACCGATGCGATCGCCAACGGCACGCTGCGCAAGGCCTATGACAATAACGGGCTGAAGGGCACCCCGGTCCGTACCGGGGTGAAGTAG
- a CDS encoding DUF4399 domain-containing protein produces MLAAALTLLASPATAQNKPAGKDTKLYFIWPHDGAKVRSPFWCRFGLRNMGVTHAGDEYPNSGHHHLLIDVDEPLNPNEPIPSDKSHQHFGAGQTETQLDLAPGKHTLQLVLGDAKHYPFNPPVVSEKITIRVK; encoded by the coding sequence ATGCTCGCTGCGGCACTGACATTGCTCGCCAGTCCGGCCACCGCGCAAAACAAACCGGCGGGGAAAGACACCAAGCTGTATTTCATCTGGCCGCACGACGGAGCTAAGGTCAGAAGCCCGTTCTGGTGCCGCTTTGGGCTGCGCAACATGGGCGTCACCCATGCCGGCGACGAATATCCGAACAGTGGCCATCACCATCTTCTGATCGATGTGGATGAGCCGTTGAATCCGAATGAGCCGATCCCGTCGGACAAGTCTCACCAGCACTTCGGTGCGGGCCAGACCGAGACGCAGCTCGATCTGGCGCCCGGCAAGCACACCTTGCAGCTGGTGCTGGGCGACGCCAAGCACTATCCATTCAACCCGCCGGTCGTCTCCGAAAAAATCACCATCCGGGTCAAATAG
- a CDS encoding SUMF1/EgtB/PvdO family nonheme iron enzyme, whose translation MGEIRDFRSGKPGKPPPGDAMPRRLAAIVAGDIAGYSRLMQLDEEGTHNRVKRLERDLVEPTIAEHHGKLVKTTGDGFIAMFDSPVEAVRCSIVIQQNMIGRNAAIARDHWIEYRIGVNLGDVIIEPDDIYGDGVNVASRLEGIAAPGDVFISGGIYEQIKHKMVCGYESLGDRKVKNITDPVRVYRVLPDAAAYQRTRRRRESILLTLLGLAIAIIAAGALWYMLAQPRGRLTDVARAPSAPTASPAAQQPATTAAPAQTPGQASSPIPGAAPAQQATPQAAPSTSPAVVSVPEPEMIALQGGSFSMGSNDDPSERPIRRVTVKSFAMGKYPVTVREWNACAAAKACNFTAGGKDDVPVTNVSWSDAKQYVTWLAERTGKAYRLPSEAEWEYAARGGTQSRYWWGDQIQSGNAGCKDCGGDGAAEQPVKVGSLKPNPFGLYDMGGSVDQWVEDCWHRNYQGAPADGAVWPGGDCASHVIRSGSWKNDARYVRPANRDNYDTNVRYPTHGFRVALSP comes from the coding sequence ATGGGCGAAATTCGCGACTTCAGATCCGGCAAGCCGGGCAAGCCACCACCCGGCGACGCAATGCCGCGACGCCTTGCCGCGATCGTTGCGGGCGATATCGCCGGCTACAGCCGCCTGATGCAGCTCGATGAAGAGGGCACCCACAACCGCGTCAAGCGGCTCGAGCGCGATCTGGTCGAGCCTACCATTGCCGAGCACCATGGCAAGCTGGTCAAGACCACCGGCGACGGTTTTATCGCGATGTTCGACAGCCCGGTCGAGGCCGTCCGTTGCAGCATCGTGATTCAGCAGAACATGATCGGCCGCAATGCGGCGATCGCGAGAGATCACTGGATCGAGTACCGGATCGGCGTCAACCTCGGCGACGTCATCATAGAGCCCGACGATATCTATGGCGACGGCGTCAACGTGGCCTCGCGTCTGGAAGGGATCGCGGCGCCGGGCGATGTCTTCATCTCGGGCGGCATCTACGAGCAGATCAAGCACAAGATGGTCTGCGGATACGAATCGCTCGGGGACCGCAAGGTCAAGAACATCACCGATCCGGTCCGGGTTTATCGCGTGCTGCCGGACGCCGCCGCATACCAAAGAACGCGCAGGCGTCGTGAGTCCATCCTGCTCACGCTGCTCGGATTGGCCATCGCAATCATCGCCGCGGGTGCGCTCTGGTACATGCTCGCGCAACCGCGCGGCAGGTTGACCGACGTGGCGCGGGCGCCTTCCGCGCCGACGGCATCGCCTGCAGCTCAGCAGCCGGCAACAACCGCCGCTCCCGCTCAGACTCCAGGCCAGGCTTCAAGTCCGATCCCAGGTGCCGCGCCGGCACAGCAAGCGACACCGCAAGCCGCACCCTCGACAAGTCCAGCCGTGGTGTCGGTGCCGGAGCCCGAAATGATTGCGCTCCAGGGCGGCAGCTTCTCGATGGGGAGCAATGACGATCCCTCGGAACGCCCGATCCGCAGGGTGACGGTCAAGTCGTTCGCGATGGGCAAATATCCGGTCACCGTGCGGGAATGGAATGCTTGCGCGGCGGCCAAGGCCTGTAACTTCACGGCTGGCGGCAAGGACGACGTGCCGGTCACCAATGTGAGCTGGAGCGACGCGAAACAGTATGTGACGTGGCTCGCCGAGCGCACCGGGAAGGCCTACCGGCTGCCGAGCGAAGCCGAATGGGAATATGCGGCGCGCGGCGGAACGCAATCGAGATACTGGTGGGGCGACCAGATTCAATCGGGCAACGCCGGTTGCAAGGATTGCGGCGGCGACGGTGCCGCCGAACAGCCGGTCAAGGTCGGTAGTCTCAAGCCGAATCCGTTCGGTCTTTACGACATGGGCGGTAGTGTCGATCAGTGGGTCGAGGATTGCTGGCACAGGAACTACCAGGGCGCCCCGGCCGACGGTGCGGTGTGGCCCGGCGGCGACTGCGCCTCCCACGTCATTCGTTCGGGCTCCTGGAAGAATGATGCGCGCTATGTCCGTCCGGCCAATCGCGACAATTACGACACCAATGTTCGCTACCCAACCCACGGTTTCCGGGTCGCGCTGTCTCCCTGA